The Enoplosus armatus isolate fEnoArm2 chromosome 5, fEnoArm2.hap1, whole genome shotgun sequence genome contains the following window.
CTCCGTCTTCATCACTTTGCGGATGTGGAAGAGAGCCACGAAGCCCGTGAGGATGAAGGAGGTGCCGATGATCAGGTAGCAGGACAGAGGGATGAGGACGAAGCCGGTGAGCGCCCCAGAGTCCATGCTCCCCACGTAGCACAGCCCCGTCAGCTCATCTCCGGCCACCTTCCTCAttgtgaggatgatgatggtcTTCAGGGCGGGGATGCCCCAAGCAGCCATGTGGAAGTAGTTGCTGTGGGCTTCGATGGCCTCGTGGCCCCACTTCTTCCCTGCAGCCAGGAACCAGGTGAGGGTGAGGATGACCCACCAGATAGAAGAGGCCATGCCAAAGTAGTagaggatgaggaagacgaTGGTGCACCCCGTCGACTCCAGCCCTTCCTGGATGATGTACAGCTCGCCGTTCTCTCGGTCACAGGCGATGTTCTCAGCCCCGGCCACCGAGCGGATGATGAAGGCCACGGAGTAGACGTTGTAGCACatggagaggaagatgatgggGCGCTCGGGGTACTGGAAGCGGTGAGGCTCCAGGAGGAAGGTCAGGACGGTGAAGGCAGTGGAGATGAAGCAGAGGATGGACCACACTGTCATCCAAATGAAGGCAAAGTCCTTGTCCTGCCTGGACCAGAAGACGTCTACAGCAGGCGAGCAGCGCGGCGCACACGACTGGCTCTTCTCCACAAACTGGAACTTGTCTGGGTTCTCGCAGGAGCCCATGCTGCCCGGAGAACGGCCGCTGCTGGCGTCCGGCTGCCTGGGGCGAGGGGGCACCGGAAGCATGCCCTCGCCTTTCTTGCCCTCCGTCCTGGTTTCGTTCTCGGGGGCCTCCATGCACAGCGCGTTGGGGTCGTTTCTGGTGGGCAGCTTGGAGCAGTCGAGCGAGTCCGGCCAGGTGTAGCTGAACTTCTTCATGATGGGGGCACACCTCTCCCTGGCCTGCTCACACATGGGTCTGCAGGCGGGGATGGAGGTCGACACTTTGTCCGTGCACATGGGGGCGtagagggagcagaggaagaagcgGAGGTGCACATCGCAGCCGTAGGCCACCAGAGGGGCAAACTCGTTCAGCTTGATGGCAGCCTCCTTCTGGTCGTCGTGGTCCATGAAGTTGGGCATCCGGGTCAGGTTGTAGCCGATCCCCTCGCACATGGGGATCACGATGGGCTCGCACTTGGCTGGTCTGCCTCGCTCCAGGTCGTAGGAGCCTATCTCAAAGCTGGAGCCAGAAATCACCAGCAGACACCACAAAAAAATCGCCACCTTCAACGGACAACCATCCATGCTCATTGTTTTAGTCAAAAACGGAGCTCTTGTCTTTCAAAAATGATCatgaaaaagtcaaaaacacGGGGTCGGCTACAGAGAGATCCCCGCTATTTCCCCATGGCGAAGGCAGGTCCAAATTCTGCCTTTACCGTCACCGCTCCGTtagaaaaaaacactccaaaaaataaaaaataaaaacagccgTACACAGAAAGAAACTAAGTGTTGAATTATTCAGTCTTGAATTAAAACGATTAATCCCACAGGCAGTCGAGATAAAGGTCCGTAACTAAGACGTGACAGTCGGAAACTTCGACAAACAATGGaggaaaatcatcaaaatcaaaCACCGAGAGCTGAGTGTAAATCCTCACACCGACCGTTAGCAAACGTTGATACGAAGCAGAGATCAAAGCGGCTCTTCGGGAGGTTTGTAGCGGCTCCAAAAAGGCAGTTTAGCtgcgactctctctctctctctctctctctctctctctctctgtgtctgtctgcctttctgtctgtctgtcggctCCTGCTCTTCGTCCTCCGCTTTCAGGCTCCACACTGAAGTTTGAGAGCCGCTCAGTGGGACTCCAGtcagggggagagacagagaggaggaggggggtgggcgCTCCGTGACGCTCACATTTCAACCGGCGGCACCACACAAGGAAAATTATCAGACAGATGCTGGAGGACGGTCAAATACCTCTGACATGTCAGCTTGGAATACTATTCAAAcgttttacttgagtaaaatagCCTAGcagtaccacagtgtaaaaCACTACAGGTAAAAgtgcattcaaaatgtaaatgaagtaaaagtacagaagtattatcaacaaagTGTACCTGAAGTAGCCTTCTCTTCTCCAGTGGTGGACTGTACATTCACTACTGTGCTTACAAATCAAAGGAAAATTGTCCTTTTAACTTATTTTAACttagattaagattttacatacaaaaacacacacggtGAGCTCATAAAACAGTATAAAGCTGTTCAAATGTTCCTCTACCTCGACCACCTACGACAGTAAAATGCTATTTgtacattgatgcatcagtattgaTAATTCAATGTATAATATAACACTCACAGGTGTATTTCTTTGCAtgatgaatacttttacttttgatactatccatacattttgaatgcaggacttctacttgtacttaagtattttagtgtagtattgctacttttacttaagtacaggaTCTGAATAATTCTACCACTGCTCTTTTTGCAGAATGGCCCACTGCTTTATTGGATTATCATTACTCAagcacagtggtggaagaagtattcacatcTCTTgcctaagtaaaagtagaaatgtaaaaatactccattacaaggaGACGTCCTGCATTCAGGGCCGGGTTAACCTGCAAGGGGCCTCAGGGCAAAAATGAGCCGTGGGCCCCTGTataccccaccaccaccacccacccagcCACCCTGTGGTCCACAAATTATAAGTTGAttaaatgcaaacatttatttaagacTCCACACCATGCAAGCATAATATTAACTGGAAAGCTAATATTATAACTAGTGAAAGTGTGTGCGGCAGAGCAAGGTGCTGGTAACTGCAAGATGAATGTACAGTCagaacaaataaatcaaaacatgtttgtgttagtGGCCGCACCGATTCTTTATCATATACTTGTACGTATTAAAACAAGATTTTGACACACGGGTCTTCCACAAAACCTCATGGCTGATCTAGATGGAACcgattttaaatactttatcaATTGTTGGGTAGTTTTATGCAAGGCATCACAACACTTATAAGCTTAtcttatatgtattatatacatttttaatttgcaaagtaactagtaactgtaGTTGTTGGATAAATGTAATggtgtaaaatgtataaagtagCATTGGAGTGCTCAAGTAAAGTAGAAACAcctcagtaaaagtacaaagtgatataaaatggaaatactcaagaaaTGTACAGGTATAGGTTCAGACTGTACAGTCAGTTATCAACACAAAGAGTCATATTAAACCACCAAATGGATCAAAAATCATTATAATCCTTTATTAAGTACTTACATGAACTgtagaagaaaatgaaaaaggcgAGGCAACAACTTTCCCCTCTGGATCCATAATAAGAAATCTGCCTCTACTGCAGTGAGTCAAACTCTGGGTAGTTGATTTTCCTCCAGTATAGTTGTAGAAAAAAGTCTGCTCCTCTTGTAAAATGATAATCCCAGTGGCGTTTTACCGTTGCTGACTAATAATTACTCTGTCACCATTTTGTGCTAATGTTTTCATGCAGTATAATGTGAAACTTTATTGAGCCCTGCAGGTCAGTTCTCTCCTATAAAACAAAGCACTCCTGCAGCTGGTAGGGGTTTCACTGCCTTGCTtgaggacacttcagcaggagCAGGTGCCTCCAGGGTGGGCCGGTTGAAGGATGGtctctctgaaaacacaaagacacatgcacaatGAATCCGTAAATAGGATGATTTGAATTGGCAtgatggaaaaagacaaaacagtgcACAGAATCAGGCATAACAGGCAACAAATGGATGCAGCAGTGATTGTGCTGAGCAGAGGACTATTGTTTCCATCTAGTGGCTGAATGGGGAGAGCATGCAGCTCCACAGCTGTTGCACTGAGCATTTGATCTTTTCTCAAACAGGGGTGGAACTCAAGGATTTTGGCCTCTCGCCCTGCAGGACTGAATTGGCTGTCAACTGCATACTGTCTCTATTAGCCCCTGTGTTAAAACTCAGATGAAGGCTGTGTTGCACTTGTCTGGTCTGAGAATGACCTGTTGTTCGTAACATTTAGGTCAACGCTGGCAACGTATTGAATGTCTTGAGAAGTAAACATGATGCTGTGGCCTTTTGaactaaaacacagaaaatcctacattttttaaaggaatatttcagcatcttgggaaatacgcttatttgcgATGAatgatgagaagatcgataccactctgaTGCTTGAATGCTGAACATAAGACGGGAGCCAACagccattagcttagcttagcataaagattgaaggggggggggactagctagcctggctctgtccaaaggtgaatCCAACAAccatcacctctaaagctcactaattaacaaatTATATGTAAATCTTAGCGTAAAAGTGTCATTTCGTTGTTTTATTGTGGGttatgtgctgtttgtgtaaGTATTTCTtggccgtaaaaccaaaaatTGTAGTGTTTGAGCTTCAGATTtcatacagattaaacaaacaagatctgTCTGgaggagccaggctagctgtgtccccctgtttacagtctttctgctaagctaaggtaaTAAACTGCTagtgtacagatatgagagtggtatcaatcctctcagctaactctcagcaggaaagcAAATGGCGAAATGCTCCTTTAAGACAACTGTATCCCACAATATTTTGATCTTGTCCAATGAGGTGTAAAAATACTGCCCCTTAAATACTGCACTTTGTGTTATCAGGCTATACATTGAAAGGAAATATCCTGCTTTCTAGATGACAAATTGAGCTAGATGAAGGCAGCCTGTGAGGCTTTATCAGATCTGGCGtcaggtataaaaaaaaaaaaagcctccaacTGCAAATTAAGCCTGATTGAGCGGGGGAGGAAATACATTCCAGACTCCGAGATGATATCTTATTGTACATCAGCGCTGAAGCTTTTGGTGAATCAAATAGAAATGCTTTGACTGAAGTTCCATTACTGCTCAGCAGCCTCTCCACTCTTACCGTTTTCAAGTTCACACTTCAAAGACAAGGGGTCATTGGAGAGAGCCTGGAGAAGCCTGGAGTGTGCCCTTAGAAGGCCTCAGATTATATCAGATATCTTTCTCCAAGGTAAGCAGTACATATCAGGATGTATTAGTATCCAAGTCACAAAGCCTCTTAAAGTGAGAGCGCTGGTGGATCAAGGTTTGACCCTCAAAGCAGTTTGGATTATAGTTAACTGACCCTCAATCTGTATCAGTGAGGGTCAGAGTAAGAACATAACATAAAGAaaactgattcattgttttgtttgctcagaatgtatttctttgtgtcatttaaaggaatagctttacatttagggaaatacaattttcttgctgagagttagttGAGGCGACATCTGCATGGTAAATttgaagctaccaccagcagaTGGTTAGCGTAGGTTAGCACACAGACTGGACAACAAGGCGAaatggctagcctggctccagGTAGcacttttgttgtgttgtttttacacttggtttttgtacaaattaaacaaacaagatgtaacgtgATAATTAGTGAGTTACTGTCagaaagagccaggctagcttctTCCCCCTATTTAAGTCgatatgctaagctaagctaagctaacccactGCTGGCTCTAGGCTTACGCAGACAAGTACAGTAGGAgaatggtatcgatcttctcacctCAATCTcgtcaagaaagcaaataattgtatttcccaaaatgtcgaaccaTTTATTTGAGACATTTGGAGGCAGGGGTACAGTTAGCCTCTGTCTGAcggtccaaaggtaacaaaatctgcctaccagcacctttaaagctcactcaTTGGCATATGTTGGCATAAGTTACGGGACTACGCCAAATAACCCCTGTCAATTTTGTcacttttggacagagctaggctagctgtttagcCCTGTTTCCCAtcactaagctaagctaacctgctgctggctgaagcttcatatttatcatacaaacatgagagtgatatcattcttctcatccaactcttggcAAATAAGTGTagtttccaaaatgtcaaacttttcctttaaaccaTTGTGATACCACTTACTGGCTTGATTTACAAATTGAGTACATTGAGTTTGGGTGGCTTTTCTGTGTCGATTAGTTTAGGAGACACAAGGTCTGACCGCACCACTGCTCAGTATCCTGGGCCCTACAATAGGATACCATTGTGCtttctttgcatgtttttatttcacctaattgtgttatttctttttgaCCTAAACAGAGAATGGGGAAAGAGAAGGAATATGTGCAACTGAGTATTTTGATTTGGACATTTGCTGGCTTGCAGCTGATTTGTTTTAAGAGGGTCAGTGCTATTTACTTTGCCATTTGGTGGAGGAAATGGATATATGCTATTTATTTCTCCCCCTGCTTACGCTCTCCCGCTCATAATACGGCCGCATGAcaagtctctgtgtgtctttgtaatAACTAGCCTCCACAAAGAACCCCCCATCTTTTATTTCACGCATTCATCAGGCGATCCGGTGGAGTGTGGGCCTTGTAATTACTACCTCTTACTTATTGGTTATCATATATCAGGCACAAAGCTATAAACATCCCGTGGAGAACAATGGGAGAGCCTTGCCACAGCCCGGCATGACATTACTATCCTGTCTGAGATTGTTATGGGTGTAATAAGAGACACCTCACACTCAAAGCAATACATCTGGACCAGCGTAGTGCCTTTGACAGGGAGCATAATGGCAAATTGTTGAGGCTTGGATCATGTAATTATCTCTTTGTTCATATTGTGTAGTAATTTATGCAGTACTAGGGGAATGAGCAGACACCGGAGACGAGTGaaagttagcagcagttagagTTTGaaagtttttcttgttttctaatCACGACTAGAGAGTTATGATGTCTCTTTAAGTGACATTGTTCACTCCTTTCCAAATCCGCAATTTGAAATAGTTATTTGCTGTAATGAGAGGACAGTATGCACGAAATGTCTCAGTTTCACTGTTATGCAATTTTATGTAGTGCTATTAGGTGACTGAGTGAATGGGCCTGATTCATCACCTCAGTCCATCTGTGTTCCTCATCCTCCAGTGTTTTGAAATGAGATAATGTCCTTTACAGCCTGTGGCAGGTAGCAAGAATGACGCCGCTGTCATATCCTCAAAATGCCAGCACTACTGGAAGTAAGTGGATAATTTAGCTGTTTCACTGTcacaaagtttaaaaatgatcCAAGTTCTTTTGAAATGCATTTGTGCACAAATAACTGATTAGAACTGCGAATATTAATGTATCCAAGCCGATCAAGCCACTAGACATACTAACTTTTTTGATGGTATGTAAATACACTCATACTATAATCGCTTGATTTATGATTGAGCTGTTGAGGGTCCCACAGTGCAATACACAGCGGAAATGGAGGAGCtactcacagctggaaaaaggGTGAAATAACTGTGAATGGTGGTGCAACGGGAACAACAgctcaaaacacagaaattaaagtaataaatccttggaaaacatttttgacagcTATTTGTGAagttttcagattaaaaaaatcGGTGCTGGagttacatgcatgcatgtccATCGCTGCAGATCTTTTCTTGATTGTAAAAACATCAGTTTAGTACAGTAGTTTCTTGCTCTTGCACCACCAAACACTGTTGTCAACGCACAGTGAATGTACAGGGTACACTTTATAGTATAACCATATGTTATAGAATTAGGGCACAGTCACTGCtattttctgcagctgttttgaACTTAACATCCATTACCACACTGTTATATTTATAAGACTATTGCATATAGTACATACAAACCAAAGATCGGTATTGGAAACTAGGGTACCGGTTGAATTTAGAAGTTGTCTGTCTTCGCTACCAGCTGGCTGCAGGCAACATTTTAGCAGCGTTGCCAGTTCTCTTTCAAGGGCAGCGGCTACTTGTTGCTAAAACAGTTTCTACAAGTTGCCAGATGATGGTTCATATAAATAGGATATATTTTCTACAGTCCCTTGTTCAGAGTGAGGGGGGTTGCACAGTACTCCAGAAGCAGTATGATCTCACCAGGGTTATGGGTATTTGTGATTCAAAAGCTGGGTTTAGGTAAAACGTAAGCCTTGAGATGGTTAAGTTTGGGTATAATGTTGTTATGTTGAAAAACTTTCCTATTCAACCGTAACTTATGACCCATCTTAGTTATTTATGCATCTTTTTCTGATGTTTACCATATCTACCTGCTCTGACAGGAGCTGTCCTGTCATTCGCTCACAGCAGCaggtctttttcacagcagacattttgactgcaggaaaagcacaggtgttgctCATAacattaagtgtcccagtaagtcgtgacagtgagccagtatgcacaataccaggaccctgatATTGAAGCAGCTAAGTGGATTTTTGGAATCAATAAGAACGCACAAATCAACATCAGAGAAAACTGGAAACCTAAACATATTTGAAAAGTTGTCAGATTTGTCACTAGTTGCTCTTGTGAAATTAAGTCAACagtccacatactgtatatgacatTAAAAGTGAGTTTTGACTGCATGTTCAACAATCTATGGACATCTATCTGATATTGAGTTACAGCCCCTTTTGCAAAATCTGGGTCTTAAATATAAATTTTACCTTTTACATGGATTCGTCACCATAGATACATGTGTTTATTATAACAGAACAATAATAGTTTGTCTTGAAATTAAAGTGAAGCAGTTGGTACATAACAGCTGGCCTTACTCTGAACTATCCCACCCCGACTGTGACATAAGTTTAAAATGGCTCCTGTGGGAAAGAGGTCTAAAGGCTTTCAGTCCTGCAGCTGAatcatcaacaaaaaaaaacaaacagagaaacacaaaaatagaGTTACAGATGTTTACAACAGCACTGAAGTGTCCTCAATGGGATGTTTTCTCACGTTACCTCAGACATGAAGGTAAAGTAACCACATTTAAAATTCATCAGTTCAGAGTTTAACTATGTTTATCCATACTTTTGAGAGATCACAAAGTCCGAATGTCAACActctctctggttctgctggacTCGGTGTCCACACGCACTTTCTGTATATGTCCTGAATGTGAGGTGCCAACAAGAGCGAAACATTTTTGAAGgattttctaaaataaatagGCTCTCTTAGTTCCTGCGAGAGGGATTTATCAAAGTATCAACAGTGTCCCAAACGTTTGTGTAAGCAGATAATGCAGAGGTCAAAATGAAGAGTTCAGTAAATATGGATTATAATCTTCAGTCCTTCAACcatgttacaaaaaaacaaatagactAAAGATATACGCGTGTTTATGTATGTCATGCGTGCAATATGTGGGTGTTTGCACTGGAAAGCTAATGCTGAATGGCTCAATTTGCAACAGTTAAAcgtctctgctttgtttttaaaggctggAGTTTCTGGGCACACTCAGGTCCACTCTTGGATGTCCTTGGGGAGCAATGCAGTTGAAAGCAATACTACTGCGCGGTCATACAGTCGTAgtggagaggggtggggggtgttttGAATGGCTGAGGCTTTATGCAGAGGCAAAGTGGGGTTAGAGGATTTAGAAATATTTAAAGATAAAGTTTTTAGGGGAGGGAAGCctaaacaataacattttgtaGTTTAAATTGTTAGAATTTTTGTGGGAGGATATGAGAAGAAACAATGCCTGTTTGCCAAGGTTGTATAACTGGAGAAGATGTTATATTCTTCTTTCCCAGAATATGAATTCTCCGCAGGCATCCTGCACTGGTAAGTGCTGGGATTGATTGTATTTCACTATGGGTCGGAGTGCAGCGAGTGAACGACTTTAGACTGTCGGCCAGGCTGGCCTGGAAGGACTAAAAATGGACTGAGGGGGGCGGCGGAGCGAGCAAGGTTAAAGGAACGAGTAGCATATCTGACTTGAAATAACACTTGCAGTTGCCGTTTATTTTGTCAAGGCCTGTCAATCAGCTTTAGAAACTGTACttacacaatgaaaaaaacatatagGAAGGTTTACTTGAATTACAAATATGCTCAGTAAATCCTCTGAAATCATACTGAGAGATGGGGGGAAAGTATTTGGACTTTTGAGATTcagtttaaatgaaaagttcaacatttttgctgagcgttagatgagaagattgatagcactctcgtgtctgtatgCTAATATGAAGTTGGAgacagcagccggttagcttagcttagcatacagactggaaacatgaggaaacagctagcctggcaccATCCAAAGGTACCAAAgtctgtctaccagcacctctaaagttcacaaattaacacgttcacacatcttgtttgttttatcagtaCAAAACCCAAAGTTTAAAAACGACACATAGCAGTTTTATGAGGGTTATGtgtcagactatttcttggcaaagTGTTGTTAGAGGATTTAGAAATATTTAAAGATAAAGTTGTTAGGGGATGGAAGCCtaaacaataatattttataGTTTAAATTGTTAGAATTTCGTGGGAGGATATGAGAAGAAACAATGCCTGTTTGCCAAGGTTGTATAACTGCAGAAGATGTTATATTCTTCTTTCCCAGAATATGAATTCTCCGCAGGCATCCTGCACTGGTACAAGAAGCATATCTGACTTGAAATAACACTTGAAGTTGCCGTTTATTTTGTCAAGGCCTGTCAATCAGCTTTAGAAACTGTACttacacaatgaaaaaaacatatagGAAGGTTTACTTGAATTTCAAATATGCTCAGTAAATCTTCTGAAATCATACTGAGAGACGGGGGCAAAGTATTTGGACTTTTGAGATTCAATTTAAGCGAAAGGTTCAACgtttttgctgagagttagatgagaagattgatagcactcttgtgtctgtatgcTAATATGAAGTTGGAgacagcagccggttagcttagcttagcatacagactggaaacatgaggaaacagctagcctggctccatccaAAGGTACCAAAgtctgtctaccagcacctctaaagttcacaaattaacacgttcacacatcttgtttgttttatcagtacaaaacccaaagtttaaaaatgacacattgcagttttatgggggttatgtgtctgactatttcttggcagtGAAACCACAAACTGTGCTCTTTTGTACTGATtgaacaagatataacgtgtataattagtgagctttagaggtgctgtgaggtggattttgttttttgttgac
Protein-coding sequences here:
- the fzd9b gene encoding frizzled-9b isoform X1 gives rise to the protein MSMDGCPLKVAIFLWCLLVISGSSFEIGSYDLERGRPAKCEPIVIPMCEGIGYNLTRMPNFMDHDDQKEAAIKLNEFAPLVAYGCDVHLRFFLCSLYAPMCTDKVSTSIPACRPMCEQARERCAPIMKKFSYTWPDSLDCSKLPTRNDPNALCMEAPENETRTEGKKGEGMLPVPPRPRQPDASSGRSPGSMGSCENPDKFQFVEKSQSCAPRCSPAVDVFWSRQDKDFAFIWMTVWSILCFISTAFTVLTFLLEPHRFQYPERPIIFLSMCYNVYSVAFIIRSVAGAENIACDRENGELYIIQEGLESTGCTIVFLILYYFGMASSIWWVILTLTWFLAAGKKWGHEAIEAHSNYFHMAAWGIPALKTIIILTMRKVAGDELTGLCYVGSMDSGALTGFVLIPLSCYLIIGTSFILTGFVALFHIRKVMKTEGTNTEKLEKLMVKIGIYSILYTVPATCVIVCYFYERLNMEYWKLRGLQMKCGSFNGLSSDCSLQTSVPTVAVFMLKIFMSLVVGITSGVWVWSSKTLQTWQGLCSRKLADRTRSRKPCSGVSCGSTHCHYKSPAVVLHMAKTDLHSDNPTHV
- the fzd9b gene encoding frizzled-9b isoform X2; translated protein: MSMDGCPLKVAIFLWCLLVISGSSFEIGSYDLERGRPAKCEPIVIPMCEGIGYNLTRMPNFMDHDDQKEAAIKLNEFAPLVAYGCDVHLRFFLCSLYAPMCTDKVSTSIPACRPMCEQARERCAPIMKKFSYTWPDSLDCSKLPTRNDPNALCMEAPENETRTEGKKGEGMLPVPPRPRQPDASSGRSPGSMGSCENPDKFQFVEKSQSCAPRCSPAVDVFWSRQDKDFAFIWMTVWSILCFISTAFTVLTFLLEPHRFQYPERPIIFLSMCYNVYSVAFIIRSVAGAENIACDRENGELYIIQEGLESTGCTIVFLILYYFGMASSIWWVILTLTWFLAAGKKWGHEAIEAHSNYFHMAAWGIPALKTIIILTMRKVAGDELTGLCYVGSMDSGALTGFVLIPLSCYLIIGTSFILTGFVALFHIRKVMKTEGTNTEKLEKLMVKIGIYSILYTVPATCVIVCYFYERLNMDDCSLQTSVPTVAVFMLKIFMSLVVGITSGVWVWSSKTLQTWQGLCSRKLADRTRSRKPCSGVSCGSTHCHYKSPAVVLHMAKTDLHSDNPTHV